ATGAGCGGCCTGCTGATGCTCGGCATCACGCCGCTCTATGCCTGTCTGGCGGTGCTGCTGTTCATTCTGGTACTGCTGGCACTAAGCCTCGGTGGCCTGCTGACCTATGCCAACCCGCCCGAAGGCCCGGCATTCGCCGTACCGCGCGGCGCGGTGCTGGTACTGGGTGCGATCTGTTTTGCGGTCTTTTTGGCCGAAGGCACCGTGCTGGACTGGAGCGCGGTCTTCCTGACCGAGCATCGCCAGCTGGATGAGTCGTTGGGCGGGCTGGGCTTTGCCTGTTTCGCTACCCTGATGACCGTGGGGCGGCTGACCGGCGATCGCATCGTGGCGCATTTCGGCCCGCACCGGGTGGTCACCGCCGGGGCGCTGATTGCCGCTGCCGGGCTGGCGCTTCCGGTGCTCATCCCATCCTGGCCGCTGGCGCTGCTGGGTTACGCCCTGATTGGCATCGGCTGCGCCAACATCGTGCCGGTGATGTTCACGGCGATTGGCCGCCAGACCAGTATGCCGCAGAAGGTGGCGGTGCCTGCCGTCACCACCCTTGGCTATATGGGCGTGCTGGCCGGGCCAGCCTCGATTGGCTTTATCGCCCTGCACATCTCCCTGCCAATTGCCTTCCTGTTTGTCGCGGTGATGATGGTAATTGTCGCCTTCACCTCCCGGCGGGTAAACGTCTGACGCCCTTGGGGCAGGCCATGCCTGCCCCTTGCTTTACGCCACGTTCGCCAACCGCTCCGCCAAAAATGCCAAAAACACCCGGTTGACCTCACTGCGCTGGCGATGCTGCGGATAGAGCGCATTCAGGCTCAGCGGCGCGGGTTGGTTAGCCTCCAGCAACGTGACAAGGTCACCGCGCGCCAGCGCTGGCCCAACGATAAACGCTGGCAACAGCACCACCCCTAGCCCGGCGATGGCCGCATCGCGCAGCACCTCACCATTGTTGCTAACAATCGGGCCGCGCACGTCCCACATCCGCCGTTTTCCCTCCTGTTGCAGCTCCCAGCCATACTGCCCCTCGCGCCCAAAGCGCAGGCAGGCGTGGTTTAGCAGGTCATCCGGCACCTGCGGGGTGCCAGCACGGGCTAAATAGGCTGGGCTGGCGCAGATCACCCGGTTCAGCTCCCCCAGCCGACGGGCAATCAGCGTCGAGTCCGACAGGCTGCCGATGCGGATGGCGATGTCAAAGCCCTCGCCAATCAGATCGACATGGCGATCGCCCAACTCCACCTGGAACTGCACCGCCGGGTGCAGGCTGAGGAACTCGGCGATCAGCGGCGAGAGGTGGCTCATGCCGAACGACATCGGGATGCTGATGCGGAAGGTGCCATGCAGCTCTTGTCGGCGCTCCGACACCGCCTGCTCCGCCTCATAAATGTCGTCCAGGATGCGCTGTGCATGGAGCGAGAACACCTGCCCGGCTTCCGTCACTGACAGCTTGCGGGTATTGCGGTTCAGCAGCCGCGCGCCGAGGCTCTCCTCCAGCGCTGCCATACGTCGGCTGACATACTGCTTCGAGAGCATGAGCTGGTCGGCGGCGGCCGTGAAACTGCTGGCCTTGATCACGGCCAGAAAAATACGGAGATCTTCTATCTGCATAGTGTCCACTAATTTGTGACAGTCATTGTCATTTTGGCTGGTTGATGAGCAAATCAGTTTACGGCTATTCTCTCTTCATCGGAAGGGCGATGGCTCTTTCACCTCATCTACCAAGGAGAACACCATGATCGAGCAAAGACTGTCTGAACAACGCGGTGCAGGTAACCACGGCTGGCTGAACTCCCGCCACACCTTCTCATTCGCCAGCTACTGGGATCCGCAACAGACCGGCTTCTCCGACCTGTTGGTGATCAACGATGACCGCGTAGCTGCCTCCAGGGGCTTTGGTGCCCACCCGCACAACAACATGGAGATCATCTCCTACGTGCTGGAAGGGGCGTTGGCGCACAAAGACTCGATGGGCACTGGCTCGGTGATTGTCCCTGGCGACGTGCAGTTGATGAGCGCTGGCAGTGGCGTCACCCACAGCGAGTTCAACCACTCCAACACGGAAGGCGTACACTTCCTGCAAATCTGGGTGGTGCCAGCGGAGAAGAACAGCGAACCGGGCTACCAGCAGGTCTCCGTGCCAGACAGTGAAAAACGCGGCCAACTGCGCCTGATTATCTCGCCGGAAGGTGAAAATGGCGCGCTGCGCATCCGTCAGGACGTGCGCATCTACGCCGGGCTGTTTGATGGGGAGGAGCAAGCGACCTTTACCCTCGGGCAGAACCGTTACGCCTACATCCACGTCGCGAAAGGCAGCGTGCAGGTGAACGGCATCACCTTCAACGCAGGTGACGGCGCACGGGTACGGGAAGAGGAAGCGCTGACCTTCAGCGGCGGCGATCAGGCAGAAGTGCTGCTGTTTGACCTCCGTCCGCTGGAAGTCAACCACCCGACACGCTAAGCGCCTAAGACAACGGCCACCGATTTGCATCGGTGGCCGTTGCTATTACAGGGATTGCAGGAAGGCCAACAGGTCTTCGTTCAGTTGATCCTGATGGGTGGCGGCGAAGCCGTGCGGGCCATTCTCGTACACTTTCAGCTGTGCGCCGGGGATCAGTTCGGCGGAGAGCTTGCCGGTCGCCTCGAACGGCACGACCTGGTCGTTGCTGCCGTGGATCACCAGCGTCGGCACGTTCACCTTGCGCACGTCCGGGCGGAAATCCGTCTCGGAGAAGGCGGTCACGCAGTCCAGCGTCCCTTTCAGCGAGGCCAGCAGCGCAATGTTCAGGGTCTGGGTCAGCACCCCTTCGGAGACCGTCTGGCCAGCGTTAAGGCCGTAGAACGGCGTGGCGAAGTCGCTGATGAACTGCGCGCGATCCTTCAGCAAGCCATCTTTAATGCCGTCGAAAACGCTCTTCTCCACGCCTTGCGGATGGTCGTCGGTCTTGCCAAAGATCGGCGTCACCGCACCCAGCAGCACCAGAGCCGCCACGCGATCGCTACCGTACCGGCCAAGGTAACGGGCCACGTCGCCGCCACCCATAGAGAAGCCCACCAGCGTCACCTCTTGCAGATCCAGCGCGGTGATCAGGTCGTTGATGTCCGAGGCGAAGGTGTCGTAGTCATACCCTTCCCACGGCTGGTCGGAGCGGCCGAAGCCGCGGCGGTCAAAGGCGATGGCGCGGTAGCCGCGCTCAGCCAGGAAGTTCATCTGGCTGTCCCACATGTCGGCATCCAGCGGCCAGCCGTGGCTGAACAGCACCGGGCGGCCGGTGCCCCAATCTTTGTAGTAAATCTGCGTGCCGTCTTGCGTTGTGATCGTGCTCATGAATGCTCCTGTTTAAGACGATAGGAAGAGTTGGGTCAGGCCGGGGCCACCAGATAACGCAACGTCGGTGGCCCATCAGCCTGATGGAAAGCCTCCACGCGGCTCTGGATCTGCCGGTCGTGGACGGTGTGGCGCTCATGCTGCCGAAGGTGCTCAATCCAGGAGCCGACCACGAAGGTCTCCACAAATATCCCCGGCCGGCAAACATCCTCATAGATCGACCAGCTCAGTGCCCCGCTGCGGCGGCGCACCCGGCGCATCTCCTGCACGGCGCGGGTGAAGGCGTGCGCCTGCTGCGGGTCGATGTGGTACTCGTAACTCACCATCACCGGGCCGCGCTCATGGGCGAGCGCCAGCCCGGCCTCATCCATCTGCGGCACCTGATCCAGATTCAGGTCGGGATCCTGATCCAGCCGCCAGCGCAGGGCGGTGGCGCTGGCCAGCACCATGCCGAGGGCCGCCACACAGAGCGACACCGCCACGCTGTAGTGGGAGGCCAGCTGGCCCCACACGGCGCTGCCGACGGTCATCGAGCCGAAGAACACCATCAGATAGACCGCCAGCGCCCGCGCCTTGACCCAGCGCGCGGCGCTGCGCTGGGCACCAAGGTTGAGGGTGGAGAGAGTGGCGATCCAAGCGAAGCCGGTGAAGAACTCACAGGCATTGAGCAGCCAGAAGTGGCGGACAAACGCCAGCGCCAGCATCGTCAGCGCAAAGACCACGCTCGCCAGCACCATCAGGCGATCCGGGTTGAACAGCGTGCGCAGGCGCGGCAGCATCACCGCCCCGCAGATCGCCCCCAGCCCAATGGCCGCCAGCATAATGCCGTAGCCGCCCGGCCCCAGTCCCAGCTCACGCCGGGCCACCAGCGGCAACAGCGCCCAACCGGCGCTGGCGAACAGGAAGAAGGCCACGGTGCGCACCAGCACATTGCGCAGCACCGGGGCGGCATGGACATAGCGCAGCCCGGCGCGCACCGCCGGGAAGAAGTGCTCCGGCGGCAGGCGTTGTACGGTGATCTCGCTTTTCCAGCGCCACAGCACCCACGCCACGCCCACTACGGACAGCGCGTTAAGCAGGAACACCAGCCACGGGCCAGCGAAGGAGAGCAGCAGCCCGCCCAGCGCCGGGCCGATGGCGCGGCTGATGTTGATGCCGAGCGAGTTGAGGGCGATGGCTGGCCCCAGCTGCGGCTTCTCCACCAGATCCGGCACGATCGCCTGGAAAGGCGGCGAGCTCATGGCCGCGCCAGTACTGAGCAGGAAGGTGGCGGCCAGCAGCACCCACGGCGTCACCAGCCCCATCACCGAGAGCAGGGTCAGGCTGGCGGCGGCAATAAATACCCACAACTGCGAAAAGAGCAAATATTTGCGGCGATCGACAATGTCGGCCATCACGCCAGAGGGCAAGGCAAACAGAAACATCGGCAGGCTGCCAGCGGCCTGCACCAACGCCACCGCCAGCGGATCGGCGCTGAGCGTCAACATGCTCCAGTTGATGCCGACATCGCTCATCCACGAGCCGATGTTGGAGACGACCGTGGCGATCCACAACATGCGGAACACCCGCTGGCGCAGCGGCAACCACGGGGAGGGACTGGCGCTATCGGTCGGCAGGGGGTGCTCCGGGTGCAGCCCCTGTACGTCGTTGACCTGGGTCATGTGCGTGCTCCTGTTGGGCCAGCGCCAATGCGCCAGCGCCCCGGCCCACTGATGGCCAGCGTGGTAAAGATGGTCAGCAGCAACCAGCCAAACTGCCCCTCGGCCACCGTCCAGTCAGGGTGTACCGCCACCATCGCCACCAGCAGCACGGCGATAATCGGCAGGCAGGCCAGACGCGTCGCCACGCCGAGCATAATCAGCAGCGGGCAGACCACCTCAGCAAAAATCGCTGGCAACAGGCTCATGTATGGCCCCCAGCCAAACGGATCTTCGATGCGCGTCAGCTCAGTGCTGAAGTGCAAAATTTTTGGCAGGCCATGCACGTAGAGCAGCAATGCCCCACCGGCCAGCCGGAGGAATAACAGCCCCGCATCAATGCGGGGCGGGACTGCGGGTTGGGTAAAGGTTCTCATAATCAGAACGCAAAGCAGCTGCAACCGAGCGCGCCCCAAAAGGCGTTTTCCTCGGAGACCGGGACGTTGGCGCCACGGGCAATGTCGTGCGAGTGGCTGTGCACGCCACACGGGCCGCTGCAATGGTGCGCCTGCGGTGCCAGACCGGCGCGGGTGGCGGTAGGCGGGGCGCTGCGGTAGTGGCCCGGCACCTTCACCACGGGTGACCACTCCGGCAGAACCGGGATCGGCGGTGGCGACAGCGGGCTGAAGCTGCCAGCCGCGTAGACGATGCCGCCATCCACCACCGTCAGCACCGACTCGATGCCCTTGATCTCCTCCTCCGGCACGCGGAAGTAGTCCTTGCTCAGTACCACCAGATCCGCCAGCTGACCGGTCTTGATCTGGCCCTTTTTGCCCTGCTCGCTGGAGAACCATGCGCTGCCCTGTGTCCAGAGCATCAGCGCGGTGTCGCGGTCAAGGCGCGCGTTGACGTCATACATCTGCATCCCGCCGACGGTGCGGCCAGAGACCAGCCAGTAGAGCGCCGTCCAGGGGTTGTAGCTGGCAACGCGGGTGGCGTCGGTGCCCAGCCCGACCGGCACGCCGGTCTCCAGCATCCTCGCTACCGGTGGGGTGTGGCGGGTCGCCTCAATGCCGTAGCGCTCGGCGAAGTACTCACCCTGGAAGGCCATGCGGTGCTGCACCGCGATGCCGCCGCCCAGCGCCTTGATGCGGTCAATGTTCTGCTGGGTCACCGTCTCGGCGTGGTCGAAGAACCAGTGCAGGCCATCGAACGGAATGTCGCGGTTCACGCGCTCAAACACATCCAGCATCCGGCTGATGGACTCGTTATAGGTGGCGTGCAGGCGGAACGGCCAGCGGTGCTCGACCAGATGGCGCACCACGCGCTCCAGCTCATCCTCCATGCCCGGTGCCAGATCCGGGCGTGGCTCGAGGAAGTCCTCAAAGTCCGCGGCGGAGAAGACCAGCATCTCGCCAGCGCCATTGTGGCGGAAGTAGTCGCTGCCCTGCCCCGGCGTCAGCATGTCCGTCCACTTCTCGAAGTCCTCCAGCTCGTGGCCGGGGCGCTGGGTGAAGAGGTTGTAGGCGATGCGGATGGTCATCTGCTTCTTCTCGTGCAGCTCGGCGATCACCTCATAATCTTCCGGGTAGTTCTGGAAGCCGCCACCGGCGTCGATGGCACTGGTCAGCCCGAGGCGGTTCAGCTCGCGCATGAACTGGCGGGTGGAGTTGACCTGCTGCTCCAGCGGCAGTGTTGGCCCCTTGGCGAGGGTGGAGTACAGGATCATCGCGTTCGGGCGGGCGATCAGCATCCCGGTCGGGTTGCCGTTGCTGTCACGCTGGATCTCGCCGCCCGGCGGGTTCGGCGTGTCTTTGGTGTAACCGACCACCCGCAGCGCGGCGCGGTTGAGCAGCGCGCGGTCGTAGAGGTGCAGGATAAACACCGGCGTATCCGGCGCGGCTTCGTTGATCTCATCCAGCGTCGGCATCCGGCGCTCGGCGAACTGGAACTCGGTCCAGCCACCCACCACGCGTACCCACTGCGGTGAGGGCGTGCACAGCGCCTGCTCCTTGAGCATCCGCAGGGCGTCGGCCAGCGACGGCACCCCCTCCCAGCGCAGCTCCAGGTTGTAGTTCAGGCCACCGCGGATCAGGTGCAGGTGGGAGTCATTCAGGCCGGGGATGGCGGTGTGGCCGTGCAGATCGACCACCTGGGTGCCTTCGTCCTGGTACTGCATCACCTCTGCGGCGCTACCTACCGCCAGGAATTTGCCCTCGCGGATGGCGACGGCCTCCGCGATCGGGTTCTCACGATCGACGGTATGAAACTTGCCGTTGAGCAAAATCAGCGCTGCTTTATTGGGTGAAACCATAACTCCTCCTGACGTGGGCCGAATGGCGGGTGAACGTGCGGATTATGGGCGGCGGGGCAAAACAGCGTCTAGTTATACGAAGGGATAGGTATACGAAGGGATAGGTATACCTATAGATAATGGTGCGCGTCTCACGGCTTCCCTACTATGCAGGCTGATAGCGGCGTCCGGGCAGGGGCGGCGCACGGTGCGGGGCCAGCCTCCACCACCGTCGCCCACGATTGGGTTGCTATCGTTTGCTTGCCGCAGCGTTGCGGAGATTCTGTTCCTTTAACCTCAATGGGTACCATGATGACCAACTCCAAACTTGAAGTGCTGACGCCCTCCAACTGCCAGATCATCTTCATCGACCAACAGCCCCAGATGGCGTTCGGCGTGCAGTCCATCGACCGACAGGTGCTGAAAAATAACGTCGTGGCGCTGGCAAAAGCGGCCAAGGTCTTCAACATCCCGACGGTGCTCACCACCGTGGAGACCGAGAGCTTCTCCGGCCACACCTTCCCGGAGCTGCTGGACGTCTTCCCGAGCCAGGACATTCTGGAGCGTACTTCCATGAACTCCTGGGATGACCAGAAAGTGCGTGACGCGTTGGAAGCCAACGGCAAGAAAAAAGTGGTGGTCTCTGGCCTGTGGACTGAGGTGTGCAACAACAGCTTCGCCCTGTGCGCGATGCTGGAAGGCGGCTACGAAATCTACATGGTGGCTGACGCCTCTGGCGGCACCTCCAAAGAGGCACACGACTACGCCATGCAGCGTATGGTGCAGGCAGGCGTGATCCCGGTGACCTGGCAGCAGGTGATGCTGGAGTGGCAGCGTGACTGGGCGCACAAAGAGACTTATGACGCGGTAATGAACATCGTGAAAGAGCACTCCGGTGCCTACGGCATGGGCGTCGATTACGCCTACACCATGGTGCACAAAGCCCCGTCCCGCGACAAAGGCGATCACCGCACCCTGTCGCCTGTCCCGGCACGTTGATCCACAGTGCGCCGGGTAGCCGGCGCACGCCACGGCAGGCGCGCTTGCGTCACTAAGAGTCACCAGAAGGAAGCCGCATGACGCCGCCGTGCATTGCCATCGTGGATGATGAGCGATCCGTCCGTAGCGGGTTAAGCAACCTGCTGCAATCCGACGGCTACACCACCGTCACCTTTGACTCCGCCGAAGCGCTGCTCAGCCGCGCCGACGCGCTCTCAGGGGTGGCGGTGGCAATCATTGATGTCACGCTCAAGGGCATGGGTGGCCTGGCGCTCTACCAGACACTGGTGAGCCAGGGCAGCCCGCCGCCGGTGATCTTTATCTCCGGCCACGGTGACGAGACCATGCAACGGATCGCCGCCACCCTTGGCGCCCTCGCCTTTCTGCACAAGCCCATCGATATCGACACGCTGCTGGCGCATATCCAGCGCGCCGCCACCCGATAAGCCACATTACATTGCCAAGTTACCTGCCACCGGTAGACCCGGCGGCAAGTGTAGGGGATCAGGATGCCGCCAGCCGTTGGCGCAACGTTCCGTGTGCGGCAGCGACTTCGGTGGAGGCTTGCAGGGCATCCCGGTACTTCTGCGTAAACTCCCCTTCCTCCTCCGGCCCCAGTGCCAACTGCTCCTCAATGCGGGTTTTGCATGACTGGAGCGCCGCCGCGTCCACGCCCCCTTTGTCACTCAACCGCTCATCCAGCTCGACCAGCAACGCCGAAAGCGGGTGCAGCCAGGCAAATTGTGGATGGGTCGCCAGCAGTTGCAGGTGCTCAAAGGCGTTGCCCACCTCGCCAAAGCGCTGGGATTCGCTCTCCACCAGCGTTTTGTGCAGCGTGCGCAGGGCAAGGGAGAGGGAGGTCAATTGCGATCGCGGATCAGAGTGCATTAGGGTTTCCTTAAGTACAGGCCAGGCTCTGCCGGCAAAGGGCCGGCGTCGGGAATGGGAATCGGCTGGCGCAATATAAAAAGGCGACAGCCAATAAGGGACAATAGCGTGAATGGCGGGGAAAAACGATAATAAGGTGAGGATCTTATGCTGTTTCAGAAATAACGCCGCCCTCCCGGCGGTCAGTTTTTTATTCGCTCTGTTACAGGGTTAACCAATTATAATTTCTGTCACCGATGATCACCGTGCTCTTTATATCGACCATCAGCGACTCAATCGATTTTTTGCACTCCTCACAGCTCATGTAGCTGACGGAATTGTTGACCGTGATCGCCCCACCAGAGGAGCTAAAGCGCCACCGCCAGTCATCTGACGCATTTTTGTAGATATAGAAGTAGGGAATGTTTTCCATAATGCCTCCTGTCAGCGAGGAAAACTGTACAACACCTTAGGAGTGTATAGCTTTAATTAAGGCTGGCACGCCATTCCGCCCTCATATAATCGCAGTGAGGAGCGTGAGAAAAATGAGATTGCCCTAATTGGCTGACCAGCCATGCTATTTTTACCGGCATCACATCATGGCCACTTTTTCTGGCTGAAAAAACATTATGCCTGATTAATCATGATCATTACGTCGTCACTGCCCGGCTGGTGAGGGAAAATAGGGTGGCAGGCGTATGGACAACCCTGCACTTGACGCCGCCAGATGTTAACAACATGATAACTACTCATTCAGCGTCACGCTAAGCGCCTGACGCATCCACGCTTTTTCCATCCACCCACGGGGCTGACTATGGAACATAGAGTGTATGTTGTTGACGATGATGACGCGGTGCGGCACTCGATTAGCCGCTTGCTGGCCTCTGATGGCTATGCGGCCACTGACTTCCCCTCCTCACTGGCCTTTCTGTCGCACCCCTTTCCGTCCGTCCCCTCCTGCCTGATTCTGGACATGAACATGCCGGAAGCCAACGGCTTTGAAGTGGCGGAAAAACTGGCGCAGCGCGGGCATGAGATCCCCATCATCTTTTTGACCGGCTACGGCACCATCCCGATGACGGTCAAAGCGATGAAAGCGGGCGCACATGAGTTCCTGACCAAGCCGGTGGTGGCGGAGCAGTTGCTGAAAGCCGTGGCCGAGGGGCTACAGCTCTCTGCCAGAAACTTCTCCCTCTCCTGTGAGCAGCTGGAGCTAAAGCAGCGGCACCAGACCCTGACGCCCCGCGAGTCGGAAGTGATGGAGTTGGCGATTGGCGGCCTGCTGAACAAGCAGATCGCCACGGCACTGGGCATCAGTGAAATCACCGCCAAGGTGCACAAGCGCCGGGTGATGGAGAAGATGCAGGTACGCTCGCTGGCCGATCTGGTACGGGCGGCAGAGCGGCTCAACATCCTTAAGGCGGGCAGCCGCTGAGGGCCGATCGCCACACTTACTAAAGGTTGCTGAGTAATGCATGGGGCTTAAGTATCAATGAGAAAAAATGAGGACGGCGCGCACCGCCCTGCAACATCTGGAAACATAATCTTTTTTTCAGTTTATGCCCTGGGATGGGGATGAGTTATACGCCTTCGTGCGCCGAGTTATCCACCATTTCTGTGTATAACTTTTGCCCTCCGCCGAAGCACTGTTCAATCTTATTAATTAACCTTATCAACTAATCACTGCACTACTCCACCTGCCAGTAAAGGGGCGTGCCAAAGGCGGCGATGTAGTGGTCAATCACCGCCCGCACGCTGAGCGGCGGGTGACGCGCATGGGGGTAGATGGCGGCGATATGCAGCGGCTCGGTATTGATGGCAGCCTCATGCTCTGGCAGCAATTTCACCAGTTCCCCCTTTTTCACGCGATCGCCCACCAGCCAGTCCGGGAACAGCACGATGCCCATGCCATCAAGCGCGGCGGTCAGCAGGCTGTCGGCGTTGTTTGACGTCAGCAGCGCGGAGACCGGTGAATGCACCCACGCCTCTTGCTGGCTGCGGAACAGCCAGCGGTTGGGGCCGGAGGAGCCTTTGTAGACCAGACAGCGGTGCTGCGCCAGATCGGCGGGCTGGCGCGGCTCGCCGTGGGTGCGCAGGTAGCGCGGCGCGGCCACCAGATAGTGCCGCTGGTCGCCAAATACGCGGGCATGGAAGGAGGAATCGGTCAGGGTGCCAATGCGAAAGATAACGTCCGTCGCCTCGCGGTGCGGATCGATGTAGTCATCCGTCAGCGTCAGTTCAATCAACAGGCGCGGGTAGCGCTCGGCCAGCCCGGTTAGCCAGGGGGCAATATGCCGCTGGCCAAAAAAGACCGGCGCGTTGAGCCGCACCAAACCCGCCGGCTCCAGCGAACGATCCTGCAACTCACGCCGCGCCTCACTCATCTGCTCAATCATCGCCCGCGCGTAGTCGGCGAACAGCCGCCCGGCCTCGGTGGCGATCACCGCACGGGTATTGCGGTAGAAGAGTTGCTGCCCCAGTGCATCCTCCAGCTGGTGGATGGTGCGTGACACCATCGACGCCGACACCCCTTCGCGCCGCGCCACTACCGAGAAGCTCTGCGCCTCAAACACTTCGTTGTAGAAGCGCAGGGCGCGCAGCGTAATGCCATTGACGTCATCCATTGATGCAATTCCTGCAAAAGTGTTTACCGGATTATACCATTTTTCATTAATCGCCACTGCTATATGCTTCTGCGCCTTGATAATTGGAGACTGTTTCATGCAGCTAATTTTGATTTTACTGGTGGTACTGGGCGGGATGGGCCTGTCTGTGGAGGCGGGCCTGCTGGGGCCGCTGGGGAGTGAGGTGGGCGACCTGTGGGCCACCTTCAGCATTTTCGGCGTCGGCGCGGCGTTGACCTTCCTGCTGATGCTGTTTTTCAGCCCGCGCAACAGCCCGTCGTTCTTCGCCCAACCGGGCTGGCAGCTGCTGGGCGGCGTCTTGGGGCCGGGCTACGTGGTGATCCTGACACTGGCGACGCCGGTGATTGGCATCGCGATGACCATGATTGGCATCCTCGCCGGGCAGGTGTTTAAAAGTCTGGTGATTGACCACTTTGGCCTGTTCGGATCGCCGCACCGCAAAATTGACCGCAAGCGCCTGATTGCGCTGGCCTTTATCATTGCCGCGCTCGCTTTGGTGGCGAAGGGCTGAGGAGAAAAAATGACAACCTTAATGATTATTCTGGCCGTGGTGGGCGGGGCGCTGCTGAGCATCCAGGCAGCAATCAACGGCCAACTGGGCGCCAAAGTGGGCGTGTTCCGCAGTGCCTTCCTCACCTTCTCGGTGGGCGCGCTGGTGACGGCGCTGCTGATCTTCTTCTTTGAGCCGAAGCAGACCCTCACGCTGCTGGACGTGCCTAAGTGGCAACTGCTCGGCGCGCTGTGCGGCGTGCCTTACATCGTGATCATGGTGCTGGCGGTGCAACGCATCGGCACCGCCGTTGCGACAGTGGCAGTGATCCTCGGCCAGCTGGCGATGAGCATGTTGATCGATAACTTCGGTTGGCTGGGCAATGCCGAGATC
The nucleotide sequence above comes from Nissabacter sp. SGAir0207. Encoded proteins:
- a CDS encoding hydrolase, which produces MTNSKLEVLTPSNCQIIFIDQQPQMAFGVQSIDRQVLKNNVVALAKAAKVFNIPTVLTTVETESFSGHTFPELLDVFPSQDILERTSMNSWDDQKVRDALEANGKKKVVVSGLWTEVCNNSFALCAMLEGGYEIYMVADASGGTSKEAHDYAMQRMVQAGVIPVTWQQVMLEWQRDWAHKETYDAVMNIVKEHSGAYGMGVDYAYTMVHKAPSRDKGDHRTLSPVPAR
- a CDS encoding amidohydrolase, with product MVSPNKAALILLNGKFHTVDRENPIAEAVAIREGKFLAVGSAAEVMQYQDEGTQVVDLHGHTAIPGLNDSHLHLIRGGLNYNLELRWEGVPSLADALRMLKEQALCTPSPQWVRVVGGWTEFQFAERRMPTLDEINEAAPDTPVFILHLYDRALLNRAALRVVGYTKDTPNPPGGEIQRDSNGNPTGMLIARPNAMILYSTLAKGPTLPLEQQVNSTRQFMRELNRLGLTSAIDAGGGFQNYPEDYEVIAELHEKKQMTIRIAYNLFTQRPGHELEDFEKWTDMLTPGQGSDYFRHNGAGEMLVFSAADFEDFLEPRPDLAPGMEDELERVVRHLVEHRWPFRLHATYNESISRMLDVFERVNRDIPFDGLHWFFDHAETVTQQNIDRIKALGGGIAVQHRMAFQGEYFAERYGIEATRHTPPVARMLETGVPVGLGTDATRVASYNPWTALYWLVSGRTVGGMQMYDVNARLDRDTALMLWTQGSAWFSSEQGKKGQIKTGQLADLVVLSKDYFRVPEEEIKGIESVLTVVDGGIVYAAGSFSPLSPPPIPVLPEWSPVVKVPGHYRSAPPTATRAGLAPQAHHCSGPCGVHSHSHDIARGANVPVSEENAFWGALGCSCFAF
- a CDS encoding DoxX family protein, with the translated sequence MRTFTQPAVPPRIDAGLLFLRLAGGALLLYVHGLPKILHFSTELTRIEDPFGWGPYMSLLPAIFAEVVCPLLIMLGVATRLACLPIIAVLLVAMVAVHPDWTVAEGQFGWLLLTIFTTLAISGPGRWRIGAGPTGART
- a CDS encoding MFS transporter, with translation MTQVNDVQGLHPEHPLPTDSASPSPWLPLRQRVFRMLWIATVVSNIGSWMSDVGINWSMLTLSADPLAVALVQAAGSLPMFLFALPSGVMADIVDRRKYLLFSQLWVFIAAASLTLLSVMGLVTPWVLLAATFLLSTGAAMSSPPFQAIVPDLVEKPQLGPAIALNSLGINISRAIGPALGGLLLSFAGPWLVFLLNALSVVGVAWVLWRWKSEITVQRLPPEHFFPAVRAGLRYVHAAPVLRNVLVRTVAFFLFASAGWALLPLVARRELGLGPGGYGIMLAAIGLGAICGAVMLPRLRTLFNPDRLMVLASVVFALTMLALAFVRHFWLLNACEFFTGFAWIATLSTLNLGAQRSAARWVKARALAVYLMVFFGSMTVGSAVWGQLASHYSVAVSLCVAALGMVLASATALRWRLDQDPDLNLDQVPQMDEAGLALAHERGPVMVSYEYHIDPQQAHAFTRAVQEMRRVRRRSGALSWSIYEDVCRPGIFVETFVVGSWIEHLRQHERHTVHDRQIQSRVEAFHQADGPPTLRYLVAPA
- a CDS encoding MFS transporter; the protein is MEQFTDLVEEPCQTGAPGRAEQRATRTLFFIAGFGAAAWAALVPFAKLNTGVNDGALGLLLLCLGGGALAAMPLTGSLTTRFGCRAVLICSVLLFSLLLPLLPVIGSAWVLAVALLLFGVGMGITDCAMNVQAIIVEKAAAKPMMSGFHGFYSMGGIAGAGAMSGLLMLGITPLYACLAVLLFILVLLALSLGGLLTYANPPEGPAFAVPRGAVLVLGAICFAVFLAEGTVLDWSAVFLTEHRQLDESLGGLGFACFATLMTVGRLTGDRIVAHFGPHRVVTAGALIAAAGLALPVLIPSWPLALLGYALIGIGCANIVPVMFTAIGRQTSMPQKVAVPAVTTLGYMGVLAGPASIGFIALHISLPIAFLFVAVMMVIVAFTSRRVNV
- a CDS encoding LysR family transcriptional regulator, which translates into the protein MQIEDLRIFLAVIKASSFTAAADQLMLSKQYVSRRMAALEESLGARLLNRNTRKLSVTEAGQVFSLHAQRILDDIYEAEQAVSERRQELHGTFRISIPMSFGMSHLSPLIAEFLSLHPAVQFQVELGDRHVDLIGEGFDIAIRIGSLSDSTLIARRLGELNRVICASPAYLARAGTPQVPDDLLNHACLRFGREGQYGWELQQEGKRRMWDVRGPIVSNNGEVLRDAAIAGLGVVLLPAFIVGPALARGDLVTLLEANQPAPLSLNALYPQHRQRSEVNRVFLAFLAERLANVA
- a CDS encoding alpha/beta fold hydrolase, with amino-acid sequence MSTITTQDGTQIYYKDWGTGRPVLFSHGWPLDADMWDSQMNFLAERGYRAIAFDRRGFGRSDQPWEGYDYDTFASDINDLITALDLQEVTLVGFSMGGGDVARYLGRYGSDRVAALVLLGAVTPIFGKTDDHPQGVEKSVFDGIKDGLLKDRAQFISDFATPFYGLNAGQTVSEGVLTQTLNIALLASLKGTLDCVTAFSETDFRPDVRKVNVPTLVIHGSNDQVVPFEATGKLSAELIPGAQLKVYENGPHGFAATHQDQLNEDLLAFLQSL
- a CDS encoding response regulator transcription factor, coding for MTPPCIAIVDDERSVRSGLSNLLQSDGYTTVTFDSAEALLSRADALSGVAVAIIDVTLKGMGGLALYQTLVSQGSPPPVIFISGHGDETMQRIAATLGALAFLHKPIDIDTLLAHIQRAATR
- a CDS encoding pirin family protein, with amino-acid sequence MIEQRLSEQRGAGNHGWLNSRHTFSFASYWDPQQTGFSDLLVINDDRVAASRGFGAHPHNNMEIISYVLEGALAHKDSMGTGSVIVPGDVQLMSAGSGVTHSEFNHSNTEGVHFLQIWVVPAEKNSEPGYQQVSVPDSEKRGQLRLIISPEGENGALRIRQDVRIYAGLFDGEEQATFTLGQNRYAYIHVAKGSVQVNGITFNAGDGARVREEEALTFSGGDQAEVLLFDLRPLEVNHPTR